From a single Sparus aurata chromosome 13, fSpaAur1.1, whole genome shotgun sequence genomic region:
- the LOC115594067 gene encoding organic solute transporter subunit alpha-like, which yields MEETLNGTIHPACLQEPPLAIDVIRQMDVFDFSLYSMLTLMSCISLLLYLEQCVFIYKKLPKPKKTTLIWTSGAAPVIAVMSCFGMWIPRAVMITDMTSNCYFAVVVYKILVLMIEELGGTNGFLERFTGETFLISTGPCCCCCRCLPRVPMSRRLLFWLKVGALQYAILKTVLSIVAVVLWTNGNFDLSDLEITGTAIWINPFIGVLTIISLWPVAIIFMNTNRYLRGLNMVPKYAMYQLVLVLSQLQTSIINILALDGTIACSPPFSSQARGSMLSQQMMIMEMFIICLVNRFLYRRTYDALPSEEQDNDQNAKFDEQKVLEEHDV from the exons ATGGAGGAAACGCTCAACGGCACCATTCATCCAGCCTGTTTACAAGAACCCCCGCTGGCTATCGACGTGATCAGGC AGATGGATGTGTTTGATTTTAGCCTCTACTCCATGCTCACCCTCATGTCCTGCATCTCCCTGCTGCTGTACCTGGAGCAGTGCGTCTTTATTTATAAAAAGCTGCCCAAACCCAAGAAGACCACCCTCATTTGGACAAGCGGTGCAGCACCA GTCATTGCCGTCATGTCTTGTTTTGGGATGTGGATCCCGAGGGCAGTCATGATCACAGACATGACCTCTAACTG TTATTTTGCAGTGGTGGTGTATAAGATCTTGGTTCTGATGATCGAGGAGTTGGGGGGCACCAACGGTTTCCTGGAGAGGTTTACTGGTGAAACCTTCCTAATCAGCACAGGaccctgctgctgttgctgccgcTGCTTACCCCGCGTTCCCATGTCACG GCGACTGCTATTCTGGCTGAAGGTGGGCGCTCTTCAGTACGCCATCCTGAAGACGGTGCTCTCTATCGTGGCCGTGGTTTTGTGGACGAATGGCAACTTTGATCTCTCAGAC TTAGAGATCACCGGCACAGCCATTTGGATCAACCCATTCATCGGCGTCCTCACCATCATCTCCCTCTGGCCGGTTGCAATCATCTTCATGAACACCAACAGATATCTACGCGGCCTCAATATGGTACCCAAGTACGCCATGTATCAA CTAGTACTCGTATTGAGTCAGCTGCAGACGTCAATCATTAACATCCTGGCCTTGGATGGAACCATCGCCTGctcccctcccttctcctctcaaGCTCGTGGATCCA TGCTAAGTCAGCAGATGATGATCATGGAGATGTTCATCATATGTCTGGTCAATCGTTTCTTGTACCGTCGTACGTATGACGCACTCCCCTCCGAGGAGCAGGACAACGACCAGAACGCCAAATTTGACGAGCAGAAAGTTCTCGAGGAGCACGacgtctaa